From a single Arachis hypogaea cultivar Tifrunner chromosome 3, arahy.Tifrunner.gnm2.J5K5, whole genome shotgun sequence genomic region:
- the LOC112789569 gene encoding strigolactones hydrolase CXE15-like yields MSNTLDSKPTLVDDCRGVLHVYSDGSIVRSSNPSFNVPVQDDGTVLWKDVIFYPTHDLWLRLYKPAGSCHSGSKLPIFYYIHGGGFCIGSRTWPNCQNYCFRLASELQAVVVAPDYRLAPENRLPAAIEDGYTAIKWLQAQAVSDKPDPWLNGVGDFSRVFISGDSAGGNIAHNLAVRLGSKSLELAPVQVKGYILLAPFFGGTIRTKLEAEGPKDAFLNLELIDRFWRLSIPVGENTDHPLVNPFGPISKSLETIDLDPILVVVGGSDLLRDRAEDYAMKLKDLGKDVEYVEFEGQQHGFFTINPNSEPSKKLMLVIKHFMNKYSA; encoded by the exons ATGTCCAACACGTTGGATTCCAAGCCCACCTTAGTGGATGATTGTCGTGGTGTTCTTCATGTGTACAGTGATGGTTCTATAGTGCGTTCTTCCAATCCAAGTTTCAATGTTCCTGTCCAAGACGACGGCACCGTTTTGTGGAAAGATGTCATTTTTTATCCTACCCATGACCTTTGGCTTCGGCTCTACAAGCCAGCCGGTTCGTGCCACTCCGGCTCCAAGCTTCCCATATTTTACTATATCCACGGCGGCGGCTTTTGCATCGGCTCCCGCACGTGGCCTAATTGTCAAAACTATTGTTTTCGGCTAGCTTCTGAGCTTCAAGCCGTGGTCGTTGCCCCAGATTATCGGCTCGCTCCCGAGAATCGGCTCCCAGCTGCAATTGAGGATGGCTACACGGCCATCAAGTGGCTTCAAGCCCAAGCTGTGAGCGACAAGCCGGATCCATGGTTGAATGGAGTGGGTGATTTCAGCCGAGTGTTCATATCGGGCGACTCAGCCGGTGGAAACATAGCTCACAATTTGGCTGTTAGGCTCGGCTCCAAGTCGCTGGAGTTGGCGCCAGTTCAGGTGAAAGGCTATATTCTATTGGCACCTTTCTTTGGTGGAACTATCCGAACCAAATTAGAAGCTGAAGGACCTAAAGATGCTTTTCTCAATTTGGAACTCATTGACAG GTTTTGGAGGCTTTCAATACCTGTTGGGGAAAACACTGATCATCCACTTGTGAATCCATTTGGACCAATTAGCAAGAGTCTTGAAACAATTGATCTTGACCCAATTCTAGTGGTGGTTGGAGGGAGTGATTTGCTTAGAGACAGGGCAGAGGATTATGCAATGAAACTCAAGGATTTGGGTAAAGATGTTGAGTATGTAGAATTTGAAGGACAACAACATGGTTTCTTCACCATTAATCCCAACTCAGAGCCATCAAAGAAGTTGATGTTGGTCATTAAACATTTCATGAATAAGTATTCTGCCTAA